The stretch of DNA CTTCTCCTTATCAATATCCATAACCCCGCTTCATCCCGGTTTATTTCAAAAAACGCTATTTTTGTATTCTGTAATATTTTAGTGAAAGCTTCTGGGGCATTCTCTCCAATGTTTTTATTCATCATTGCTCGCCAATTCTTATTATCTTTTTCCATTCTGGCAGCAATCTGCTTTTTAAGCTCCGCCGAACCAAAACCGCCGCCAATGTAAGCAACACCCCCCGGAGCAAGTACCCGGTATATTTCTTCAAAGGCCTTTTGTTGGTCTTCCCAAAAAAATATTGAACCCCTGCTTATAATCAAATTGATGGATTGATCAGGTAGTGGGATTTTTTTAACATCGGCAAAAAAAGTTTGCATTCTTGTTTTCAACCCGGCGGCAGAAATGTTGCTAGCAGCAATTTCTAGCATTTCCAGTGATTTATCCAATAAATAAATATAGAGTTCCGTAATGCTGGCCAGGGCAATGCCTAAATAACCGCCACCGCAGCCAATATCCAAACACTTCCCGGTGGTAATACCGGTCTTCTGTTTGATCTGTTCCGCAATAACAGGATAAATCGGGGCAAAAACTTCCCGGGCAATATTATCAAATTCGCAAACATTCATTTTTGTATCCATGTTTCCTATCACCTTTCTTCTTGGATGCTTTTAGAACAACATGCCAAAGAGGTTATTAAAATCTTCCGGATGACACAGTGGACAGCCAAAAGATTGCTTTATCAAGTTCTATTACTTCTATATCCATCCAGTTAAGTTAATTAGCCCTTTTGACTCAGTAGTGCTTTCGCTTGTTCATCAGTAAGAGTGTAGTGATAGAATTTCTTGTAAAAGTCTTTTACCTCCGCCACCATGTCGTAGTTAAACACCTGGGGATAGAGTAAATTGCCGAGCCATTTAAATCCGATAATCCGGTTAATTGAGGGCGGCCTGTCAAACCAGTTGTAAGGCGCATTGGGAATTCGATAGACACGATGTTGTTGGACAGCTTTAATTGCCTGCCAGGCCGGATCGCTCATAATCCCCTGATAGAATCCTCCCTGATTCTCTTGCCAGGTCAGGATTACCTCGGGATTCCATGACAGTACCTGTTCCATGGAAACCGGTGTCATGCCCGCGTTCATACCTCCCGCTCCTTGTTGAGTAACGTCAGCCACGTTAATTCCACCGACCACCTGCAGCGTTTCAATATGTCTTGAACCATCCGGTTCTGTCTCCAAGCCTTTCGGGCCTTCCGCATAATATACCCTGACACGCCGGTCACTGGGAATTTGGGCGGCTTTGGCTGTAACATCGTCAATTGTATTACGGCAATAATCAGATAATTCTTGAGCACGAGCTTTTTCGTCAAGCAGGTCCCCCATAAATTCCAGAGCCTTGTCCATACCCGTCACGGGAGCATCAATCAAAACCACCGGTATCCCCAATTGTTTCTGAATTTTATCGGCATTGGAAATCTCGGTATTGTTGATAGCGCCCATATTGATGAGCACATCAGGTTGTATTTTCAATAACTCCTCTGTATTACCGGTGTTCTTGGCATACCATCCTCCCAGATTGGGTAAAGACTGGTACTCGGGTAAAATAAACTTTTTTTCGTCGGGCCGCAATTCGTAATTCCACCCCACCATTTTATCCGGACACAACGCATAAAGCGCAATAGTGCCCACCGGGCTGGTTGAAAAGGCCGTCTGAATCGTGGCGGGAACAGTTACGGTTCGCCCCGCCATATCTGTAATCGTACGTGTTGCCTCATCCTGACCGACCGGTGTGGAAGCAGTACGGCCGCACCCGGCGAGACTTAATACAAACAGAACGATGATCGTCAAACCGAGCAAGCAGCTGATTTTTTTCTTATTCATCAGTTATTCTCCTCCTACCTCAATTATTTGCGGAAAATCTCCGACCAACTTTTACCAGCTACCTTATATAATCCTGTCGGGCTCACTCCCATCCTTTCCTGCCGGACACCAACAGGTAAAAGAAAAACGGTGCCCCGATGAGTGCGGTAAGAATCCCCAGGGGAATCTCCACAGAAGCCATGCAGCGGGCCAAATCATCAACAAGCAGCAAATAGGCACCTCCAAGAATAATTGACGTCGGCAGCAGTACTTTATAATTTGGACCGACAATCATGCGTGCCCAATGCGGCACGATCAACCCCACCCATCCGACGAGACCGCTAATTGATACAGCGGCCGCGGTCATAAGCGTAGAACACACAATGACAATAAACCTTAATCTTCCGGTCTCCAGTCCCATGGCCATAGCTTCTTCTTCACCCAGGGATAAAACATTCAGCCGCCACCGCAAAATATACAGGGGTATCCCCCCCAGCAGAATGGGAATTATTCCTGTCAATACATCTTGAGGTGTTATGGCGGCCAGGCTGCCCATCAACCAAAAGGTAATGGCCGGAAGTTTGTCATAGGGATCGGCTACGAACTTGATTAACGACGTGGCTGAGCTAAATATCGTGCCCACTAATACCCCGGTTAAAACCAGCACCAGCGTAGGATCCAGCCGGACCCTCCTACTGATAAAATAAGTAAGCATCACGGCAATAAGGCTGAAAATAAACGCTGATAGTTGAATACCGAAAACATTGAGTGAGAAATAAATACCTAGGGCAGCTCCAAACCCCGCACCGGCAGAGGCCCCAAGAATGTCTGGAGATACCAGCGGGTTTTTGAACATGCCCTGGTAGGCCGCCCCGGAAGTAGCCAGGGCGGCTCCAACCAGCAAAGCTGCAAAAATCCTTGGCAGCCTCACATTAAATACCACAATATCCATAGTAGCCGGCCAGGTATGAGTAATAGGAAATATTTTGGCGGCTAAAATCAAGAATAAATTGTCCAAGGGCACCGGATACCTACCAAGAGGGAAGGAAAGTATAAAAATCAAAAGGGCTATAACTACGAGAATTACTTCTTTATGCCAGTGTTTAAACGTTTTTGCTTTAAGTCCTTTCGCCCTCCCCAATTCCTCGCTGATCTTCCCGTCTATCATTTCATTAGACATTTTTTATCTCTGAACTTGATATTTTAACCATATTACAACCGTGTTCAAATATGGCCATACCGCCACCACCTTGCCGGACAAAACTCCATATCTTTGCATCAGTTATCACCGAGCCGGCCAAAGCCGAAATGCCATATGCAAATAGCCGTGGAGTTAAAGGCGTACTTGGTCCCACCAGGATCACCTTGCTTTTTCCTGCCAGCTGTAACAGGCGCGGGAGGGTTTTATTAATGAGCGTAGTAGCTGTAATAAAAACATAATCTTGCTGCGGCAAAAGGAATTCGCAGGCCGGGTCGGGGAAATCATCAGGCCCGGGACGCCGCTCAAGTACGGATATTTCACATATATTCTTTAATTGATCCAAATCCGGAAAACGCCCAATTACCGCCACTTTCTTGCCGGACAACAGATTGCTATAATATGTAAAAGCATTTGTTTGTTGATGGTTAGTCACGGAACACTTTGTCATCCGCTCGACCTGTTCTTTGGTATTAATAGCGGAATTGATCGCTGCCAGGGCAACCGCCGCCTCTAAATTGTTCCACGATTTGATATAACCCGCCAGTTCTCGCACACTCATACCCACAATATCGCCAGCCATGCTGCTTAAACCGCATCCTTCTTTTGGTGTCATGGCAACACCGGTGGTTTTTGATTTGACCAGAATCCAATGAAGCCCAACACAACAATCACTTACCATTAAGTCCCGGGGCACGGACTCAATTAATTCGTCATAGATTTTCCACATTATTACCTACCTCCTCACCCGTTTCTTGAACAAACTTTTCTCCTTTCTATACAAAATCACACCCCTTTGCGGATTAATTCACCTGCTGTAAAAGCATAAAGGTTTTTGTGCTTGGCTAAAACCTGAGTAAGCAACTAACTAGCTTATTTATACATAAATATATATAACATTATATAACATAATTACTCATGATAATATTTGCCTAACACAAAAAACTTAAATAGACATAACAATACATAACGTGTTTTAGGTAATAATAAATTATGGTAAAATATTTGTCAATAGACTTGAATCTATAAACCGGGTTAAACACCATTATTAGTGTCTATATCCCTGAGTCGCAGTGTGGGTCATTAACTGACTTATGGCTTTACCGTTATGCATGTTCCTCTATTCGGTTTCCCCACAAGATAAGCCAGTTAATAGCGGACCTTACAACATTTGTCCAATGCTTTAGTACATGCAGATAAGTAAAAAAAAACAAGACCGGGATGACCGGTCCTGATATATATTCTCAAATTCTATTGAAATCATTCTCAACTTCAGTGAACTCATAACCCGAATATCAAAATTTTCCCAACCGTATACGCTACACCTAAGCGCTAACCCGTGCGCTGCAGCACCCTACCCCGGCACCGCGCAATTCTTCCATAAATACGGCCAGTTCACCGGGCGGCAGCGACTGCGGCCCGTCGGAAAGAGCGTTCTCCGGTGCCGGGTGCACCTCCAGCATCAGGCCGTTGGCCCCGGCGGCCAAAGCGGCCCGGGCTACGGGTAATACTAACTCCCGGCGGCCGGTGCCGTGGCTGGGGTCGGCGATCAGAGGCAGGTGGGATAGGTTTTTCACCGCCGCCACTGCATTGATGTCAAAGGTATTCCGAGTATAGGTTTCAAAGCCTCGAATACCCCGCTCGCACAAAATAACCTCAGGGTTGCCCTCGGCAAGTATATATTCCGCAGCCAGCAGCCATTCTTCCAAAGTGGCGGAAAGGCCTCGCTTGAGCAGCACGGGATAACCGACCCGGCCCACTTCTTTTAACAGCTCGAAATTCTGCATGTTCCGGCTGCCGATTTGGATAATCTGGGCATAGCGACAAACCTCCGGCAGATAGCGCACATCCGTCAATTCGGTAATCACCGGCATACCGGCTGCCCGCCCGGCTTCGGCCAGAATACGCAACCCGTCGGCGCCCAAACCCTGGAACGAATAGGGCGAAGTGCGGGGCTTGTAAGCGCCGCCCCGGAGCACCTGAACGCCCATCCGCTTCAGCTGGCGGGCCAGTTCAACCAGCATTTTCTCTTCCTCCACGGCGCATGGCCCGGCGATCACCACCGGGGTTTCCCCGCCAATCAGACAGTCCCCAACCCGCACCACGGTATAGTCCGGCTTATTCTCCCTGCTTACTAGTTTATACGGCGGCAACATCGCTCACCTCCGGCCCGGTCAGGGCATTTTTTATATCCCGCACCCGCAGGCAAACCGATTTGACCATTTCGGGTGCACCGGCATGTTGGGCAATGATATTTACCAGTGCACTCCCCACAACCACTGCATCACAGTGCCGGGCCACACCGGCGGCCTGGCCGGGGCGGGCGATACCGAACCCCACAGCCACGGGTAGATCGCTATGCCTGCGTACCCCGTTGGTCATAGCAGAAAAATCAGTAGCGATGCTTGCACGTTCCCCGGTAACCCCGGTCACGGACACGCAGTAGATAAATCCCCCGGCACGCTGACAAATCAACGGCAGCCGCCTTTCCGGAGTATTGGGAGTAACCAGCGGTATCAAATCAACACCATGTCTATCTGTAGCCTGCAGCAGCGCCCCGGATTCTTCGGGCGGCAAATCCGGCAGGATTAAACCGTCACCGCCTGCCCGGGCCACATCAGCGGCGAACTGTTCCACGCCATACTGGTAAACCGGGTTATAGTAGGTCATCAGCACCAGGGGTATGTCACTATGACGCCGGATTCGCTCCACTGCCTTGATGATACCTTGCACCTTGACACCGCCGGCCAGCGCCCGCTGGGAAGCCGCTTGAATGGCCGGGCCGTCGGCCACCGGGTCGGAGAAGGGCACCCCAAGCTCCAGCACATCAGCTCCGGCCTCATCCATAGCTACCGCCAGTTCCACCGTGGCATCGAGATTCGGGTCACCTGCGGTAATATATGCAACCAGCCCTTTACCGCCCCGGTCCAGTACGGTCCTTAATTTCTTTTCTATCCGGCTGCCGTATGAGTTTTTATTCATCTATGGACACCCCCATTTCAGCTGCCACAGTATGCACATCTTTATCGCCGCGCCCGGAAAGATTAACCAGCATAATGTTATCCCGGGACAATTGCGGGGCCATGCTTATGGCCGCCGCCAAAGCGTGGGCGCTTTCCAGAGCTGGTATAATGCCCTCGGTGCGGCAGAGTATTTTAAATGCTTCAAGAGCCTCCCGGTCAGTGGCAGTAATATACCCGGCCCGGCCTATTTCCTTGAGGTAACTGTGCTCTGGACCCACCCCGGGGTAATCAAGCCCGGCGGAAATAGAGTGCACCGGAACGACCTGGCCATCGCTGTCCTGGAGCAGGTAACTTAGCGAGCCATGCAGCACTCCCGGCTTACCCCGGGTAAGTGTAGAGGCATGCAGCGGCGTATCCAAACCGTGCCCGGCCGCCTCCACGCCCACCAGGGCTACCTGTTCATCTTCCAGGAAGGGATGGAAAATGCCCATGGAGTTACTGCCACCGCCCACACAGGCCAGCACATAGTCAGGCAATCGCCCGGTCTGTTCGTGTATTTGACGTCGGGCCTCTACGCCTATGATGCGCTGGAAATCCCTAACCATCATGGGATAGGGATGTGGTCCGGCCACCGATCCTATCAGGTAATAGCTAGTGCCAATATTAGTTACCCAATCCCGCATTGCCTCGTTCATGGCATCCTTGAGCGTTCTGCTGCCCGAGGTTACCGGCACCACCTGAGCGCCCAGCAGGCGCATGCGGAAAACGTTCAGCGACTGGCGGCGGATATCCTCTTCACCCATATATACGGCGCACTCGAGACCGAACATCGACGCCACAGTTGCCGTAGCCACACCATGCTGCCCCGCGCCCGTCTCAGCAATGATGCGTTTTTTGCCCATACGCCGGGCCAGCAGCACCTGACCCATGGTATTGTTGATTTTATGTGACCCGGTATGGTTCAAGTCCTCCCGTTTTAGATAGATCCGGGCACCGCCCAAATGCTCGGTAAGCCCCCTGGCAAAGTACAGTGGAGAGGGGCGACCTGCATAATCAGCCAGGTAATATTGATACTCCTTATCGAATTGAGCATCCCACTTAGCCTGTTCATAGGCTTCGGTTAATTCTTCCAGTGCGGGCATCAGCGTCTCGGGAACAAATTTGCCGCCAAAGCGGCCGTAATAACCGTTTGGATCGGGCATCTTATCGGGCTGTGTATATCTATCCGGTGATGGCATGGTCATATCAAAACCCCCTTGGCCTGTGAAATAAACTCTTTTATTTTGTGTACATCCTTGCGCCCATCAGATTCTACCCCACCGGAAACGTCCACAGCGTATGGTTTGGCTAGCTTGATGGCACTTTGAACATTAGCGGCTGTCAGCCCTCCCGCCAGTATTACCGGCTTGGGGCACTTCATATTTTGCAGTATCTGCCAATCAAAGGTTTCCCCGGTACCCCCGTAAGAGTCTTTTTTGTAGGTATCAAATAAAAAGGCGGCGGCCTGGCAGCCGGGCCACACAGGTAGTGCCCTGCCTGCACCGACCCGTAGTGTTTTTATTACCGGCAAGTTATAGTAAAAAGTTTGACCACTCGGTGCAGCACTGTAAACAGGGTCAGCCATTGTTTGTTTTGAGCACCGGGCACAGTCTAAGGTACAGCCGGGTAATGCATTACTGTCTGTTTGACCGTCGCCGGAATTTACGGAAGTGGTACCGTCAAAATTATCAGCACCGCTTATTTGTATGGCAGTAAGGCCACAATAAGCAGCTAGATCAGCCATTTCAACGGGCGCTGTGTCAACAAACACCCCTACCCGGGCTACAAAAGGCGGCAGCTGCCGGATAATATCCCGGGCAATTTCCGGTGTTACCCGGCGGCGACTGTCCGCAAAAACAAACCCCAGGGCATCCGCACCGGCTTCTATTGCCGCCAGAGCGGTGGCCGCATCAGAGACGCCGCAGATT from Desulfoscipio gibsoniae DSM 7213 encodes:
- the trpA gene encoding tryptophan synthase subunit alpha — protein: MNKNSYGSRIEKKLRTVLDRGGKGLVAYITAGDPNLDATVELAVAMDEAGADVLELGVPFSDPVADGPAIQAASQRALAGGVKVQGIIKAVERIRRHSDIPLVLMTYYNPVYQYGVEQFAADVARAGGDGLILPDLPPEESGALLQATDRHGVDLIPLVTPNTPERRLPLICQRAGGFIYCVSVTGVTGERASIATDFSAMTNGVRRHSDLPVAVGFGIARPGQAAGVARHCDAVVVGSALVNIIAQHAGAPEMVKSVCLRVRDIKNALTGPEVSDVAAV
- a CDS encoding FecCD family ABC transporter permease encodes the protein MSNEMIDGKISEELGRAKGLKAKTFKHWHKEVILVVIALLIFILSFPLGRYPVPLDNLFLILAAKIFPITHTWPATMDIVVFNVRLPRIFAALLVGAALATSGAAYQGMFKNPLVSPDILGASAGAGFGAALGIYFSLNVFGIQLSAFIFSLIAVMLTYFISRRVRLDPTLVLVLTGVLVGTIFSSATSLIKFVADPYDKLPAITFWLMGSLAAITPQDVLTGIIPILLGGIPLYILRWRLNVLSLGEEEAMAMGLETGRLRFIVIVCSTLMTAAAVSISGLVGWVGLIVPHWARMIVGPNYKVLLPTSIILGGAYLLLVDDLARCMASVEIPLGILTALIGAPFFFYLLVSGRKGWE
- a CDS encoding class I SAM-dependent methyltransferase; translation: MDTKMNVCEFDNIAREVFAPIYPVIAEQIKQKTGITTGKCLDIGCGGGYLGIALASITELYIYLLDKSLEMLEIAASNISAAGLKTRMQTFFADVKKIPLPDQSINLIISRGSIFFWEDQQKAFEEIYRVLAPGGVAYIGGGFGSAELKKQIAARMEKDNKNWRAMMNKNIGENAPEAFTKILQNTKIAFFEINRDEAGLWILIRRRRDEM
- the aroF gene encoding 3-deoxy-7-phosphoheptulonate synthase — protein: MLPPYKLVSRENKPDYTVVRVGDCLIGGETPVVIAGPCAVEEEKMLVELARQLKRMGVQVLRGGAYKPRTSPYSFQGLGADGLRILAEAGRAAGMPVITELTDVRYLPEVCRYAQIIQIGSRNMQNFELLKEVGRVGYPVLLKRGLSATLEEWLLAAEYILAEGNPEVILCERGIRGFETYTRNTFDINAVAAVKNLSHLPLIADPSHGTGRRELVLPVARAALAAGANGLMLEVHPAPENALSDGPQSLPPGELAVFMEELRGAGVGCCSARVSA
- a CDS encoding phosphoribosylanthranilate isomerase gives rise to the protein MKANRRWRLKSGKFLTRLSFRGLGFEGRRVRVKICGVSDAATALAAIEAGADALGFVFADSRRRVTPEIARDIIRQLPPFVARVGVFVDTAPVEMADLAAYCGLTAIQISGADNFDGTTSVNSGDGQTDSNALPGCTLDCARCSKQTMADPVYSAAPSGQTFYYNLPVIKTLRVGAGRALPVWPGCQAAAFLFDTYKKDSYGGTGETFDWQILQNMKCPKPVILAGGLTAANVQSAIKLAKPYAVDVSGGVESDGRKDVHKIKEFISQAKGVLI
- a CDS encoding ABC transporter substrate-binding protein, giving the protein MNKKKISCLLGLTIIVLFVLSLAGCGRTASTPVGQDEATRTITDMAGRTVTVPATIQTAFSTSPVGTIALYALCPDKMVGWNYELRPDEKKFILPEYQSLPNLGGWYAKNTGNTEELLKIQPDVLINMGAINNTEISNADKIQKQLGIPVVLIDAPVTGMDKALEFMGDLLDEKARAQELSDYCRNTIDDVTAKAAQIPSDRRVRVYYAEGPKGLETEPDGSRHIETLQVVGGINVADVTQQGAGGMNAGMTPVSMEQVLSWNPEVILTWQENQGGFYQGIMSDPAWQAIKAVQQHRVYRIPNAPYNWFDRPPSINRIIGFKWLGNLLYPQVFNYDMVAEVKDFYKKFYHYTLTDEQAKALLSQKG
- a CDS encoding DUF364 domain-containing protein; translation: MWKIYDELIESVPRDLMVSDCCVGLHWILVKSKTTGVAMTPKEGCGLSSMAGDIVGMSVRELAGYIKSWNNLEAAVALAAINSAINTKEQVERMTKCSVTNHQQTNAFTYYSNLLSGKKVAVIGRFPDLDQLKNICEISVLERRPGPDDFPDPACEFLLPQQDYVFITATTLINKTLPRLLQLAGKSKVILVGPSTPLTPRLFAYGISALAGSVITDAKIWSFVRQGGGGMAIFEHGCNMVKISSSEIKNV
- the trpB gene encoding tryptophan synthase subunit beta, which codes for MTMPSPDRYTQPDKMPDPNGYYGRFGGKFVPETLMPALEELTEAYEQAKWDAQFDKEYQYYLADYAGRPSPLYFARGLTEHLGGARIYLKREDLNHTGSHKINNTMGQVLLARRMGKKRIIAETGAGQHGVATATVASMFGLECAVYMGEEDIRRQSLNVFRMRLLGAQVVPVTSGSRTLKDAMNEAMRDWVTNIGTSYYLIGSVAGPHPYPMMVRDFQRIIGVEARRQIHEQTGRLPDYVLACVGGGSNSMGIFHPFLEDEQVALVGVEAAGHGLDTPLHASTLTRGKPGVLHGSLSYLLQDSDGQVVPVHSISAGLDYPGVGPEHSYLKEIGRAGYITATDREALEAFKILCRTEGIIPALESAHALAAAISMAPQLSRDNIMLVNLSGRGDKDVHTVAAEMGVSIDE